In Euphorbia lathyris chromosome 9, ddEupLath1.1, whole genome shotgun sequence, the following are encoded in one genomic region:
- the LOC136207110 gene encoding NADH-ubiquinone oxidoreductase 20.9 kDa subunit, whose amino-acid sequence MNTDITAAEKPQYPVIDRNPPFTKVVGNFSFLDYCRLTTITGVSVTVGYLSGIKPGIKGPSMVTGGLIGLMGGFMYAYQNSCGRLMGFFPNDDEVAEYKKQGFKN is encoded by the exons ATGAATACAGATATTACCGCAGCTGAGAAACCACAGTATCCTGTTATTGATCGCAATCCTCCATTCACTAAAGTCGTCGGTAACTTCAGCTTCCTCGATTACTGCCGCCTCACCACCATCACCGGAGTCTCTGTCACTGTTGGTTACCTTTCCG GGATAAAGCCAGGTATTAAGGGCCCGTCGATGGTTACGGGAGGGCTGATAGGGCTAATGGGAGGTTTCATGTATGCTTATCAAAACTCTTGCGGTCGACTCATGGGGTTTTTCCCTAACGACGATGAGGTTGCTGAATACAAGAAACAAGGTTTCAAAAACTAG